A window from Malania oleifera isolate guangnan ecotype guangnan chromosome 7, ASM2987363v1, whole genome shotgun sequence encodes these proteins:
- the LOC131160271 gene encoding cell division cycle 20.2, cofactor of APC complex-like, translating into MQRFQNDWYSPSRLLSSPAQYDFPGDRFIPNRSLMDIDRARSLLTSRTKEASNSKCNEEYQRRLAENLALDSEGRPFRMLVFRGSPRSSRKSLGHIDELRRDEEAALALSSTIAKKSRCLPKTPCRILDAPRIKDDYYLNIMDWGKNNILAVALGSVLYLWNAENGSIQMLSEADGDDDYPASVAWSEDAKMVAVGYFSSKLQLWDVETSKLVRNLEGHHNRVGTLAWNGHILTSGSLDKSIINHDARAENNTTACLRAHRGEVCGLKWSNGSNILASGGNDNCIYIWNAYTMRSSRFLHQFNDHCAAVKALAWCPYQSDILASGGGLSDGCIKMWSIKKGACIKSIDTKAQICGLEWNIHHRELLSGHGYSTDQHGNQLCLWRYPSLDKIGEIQNHSSRILHLSQSPDGQTVVSAGADETLRFWDVFGPPLTENSRETDLDSFLSLKASPIR; encoded by the exons ATGCAGAGATTTCAGAACGACTGGTACTCTCCTTCTCGCCTTCTCAGCAGCCCCGCCCAGTATGATTTCCCG GGTGACCGGTTTATACCAAATAGGAGTTTGATGGACATTGATCGAGCGCGCAGCCTGTTGACGAGCAGGACGAAGGAAGCCTCGAACTCCAAATGCAAT GAAGAGTACCAACGGAGGTTAGCAGAGAATCTGGCTTTGGATTCTGAAGGGAGACCATTTCGGATGCTGGTTTTCAGGGGCAGCCCCAGATCTAGTAGGAAATCTCTTGGTCATATTGATGAGTTGCGGCGAGATGAGGAAGCAGCATTAGCATTAAGTTCTACAATTGCCAAGAAATCTCGATGCTTACCCAAG ACCCCATGCCGAATTCTAGATGCACCAAGAATCAAGGATGACTACTATTTAAACATCATGGACTGGGGGAAAAACAACATCCTTGCTGTTGCTTTGGGCTCAGTTTTATATCTCTGGAATGCTGAGAATGGAAGCATTCAGATGTTGTCAGAAGCAGATGGTGATGATGATTACCCTGCAAGTGTGGCTTGGTCAGAGGATGCCAAAATGGTAGCAGTAGGATATTTTTCTTCCAAGCTTCAGCTTTGGGACGTCGAAACCTCCAAACTA GTGAGAAACCTAGAAGGTCATCATAATAGAGTTGGAACCCTTGCATGGAATGGCCATATTCTCACATCAGGGAGTCTAGACAAATCTATTATTAATCATGATG CAAGGGCAGAAAATAACACAACAGCTTGTCTACGAGCACACAGGGGAGAGGTGTGCGGTTTGAAATGGTCAAACGGCAGCAATATATTGGCGAGCGGTGGCAATGACAACTGCATTTACATATGGAATGCCTATACTATGAGATCGTCCCGTTTTCTGCATCAGTTCAATGACCATTGTGCTGCAGTCAAGGCCCTTGCTTGGTGCCCATATCAGTCTGATATACTTGCCTCTGGAGGTGGATTATCAGATGGGTGTATAAAGATGTGGAGCATAAAGAAGGGGGCATGCATCAAAAGCATAGATACAAAAGCACAG ATATGTGGATTGGAGTGGAACATACATCACAGGGAGCTATTGAGTGGCCATGGTTACAGCACAGATCAGCATGGAAACCAGTTATGCTTGTGGAGGTACCCTTCCTTGGATAAAATAGGAGAGATACAGAATCACTCATCCCGAATCCTCCACCTTTCCCAG AGCCCAGATGGACAGACGGTCGTTTCAGCTGGCGCAGATGAAACTCTTCGCTTCTGGGACGTTTTTGGACCGCCTCTGACTGAAAATTCAAGAGAAACAGATCTTGATAGCTTTTTGTCTCTCAAAGCATCACCTATAAGATGA